Part of the Henckelia pumila isolate YLH828 chromosome 2, ASM3356847v2, whole genome shotgun sequence genome is shown below.
TTTCAACAGCATCAAAGCCTGTAAGGGAAATACATAATTAGTTAAAGGGAAAATAAGTATTTTGATCCATTAACTTAtctatgttttggttttggtctattaactttttcaatgtgggttttggtacactaactttgcattttcagtgttttttagtccaactgcatacgtgtcaacttctaattggtccaaaatgatgacgtggaccaatcagaagctgacacgtatgtagttggaccaaaaaacactaaaaatacaaagttagtgtaccaaaacccacgtcggaaaagttaatggaccaaaacccaaaagaGGTAAAGTTActagaccaaaaaacttatttttccttaGTTAATTAAATTGCTAAAAGACCATATCTTCAGGCATTGTCAATTCTTTAAAAACTCTAGTTGCAcaagatataaaaattaattaggatACCTCGTTCATCGTCAAATTCACCACCCTCACTTCTAATGCACTCAGTTTCTGCACGTTCAACTTGTTTAGCAAAGTAATGCTCTCTATAGTCGATAAAGGCTTGATCACCAAAGCATCCGTCACCATATAGGTTACCACCCCCTTCACAAATCCACCTCCATTCGAAGCTTTTATATTCGAAGAAGGAGCCACATAGGTCTTAGTTGTGGTCATTTTCTGGTTGCAACATGGACAAATGGCACTTGGATCATCAGAGAAATAGGCATTACCACTTGAGCATAGCTACTAAAGCAACCACACCCGTAAAACTTTTTGTTCGGCGGTGAAGT
Proteins encoded:
- the LOC140885523 gene encoding uncharacterized protein yields the protein MTTTKTYVAPSSNIKASNGGGFVKGVVTYMVTDALVIKPLSTIESITLLNKLNVQKLSALEVRVVNLTMNEALMLLKASLYTDKVLTEVFVKGQINTTAAA